Within the Anaeromicrobium sediminis genome, the region CTGCTGGTAGCCAGGAGTGTAGGGGAACCATAGCAGCCTTTACTCCAAATCCTATGAACATGCTCATATATGCTATTAACATTAAAGTCTTATCATAACTTATCCCCATTACCACACCCTTTGGTATAAAGTCTAGATTATTAGTGATACTATAAAGAATCATCATCCCAAGTAGGGCCAATGTGGCTCCTCCAAAGGAATATATAAGATACTTTTTACCACTATATAGGGCATCCTTACTTTCCGCATGAATAACCAGTGGAAAGGTTGATAGGGTCAATAATTCATAAAATATATACATGGTGAATAAATTTCCCGATAGAGCTATACCTACTGTTATTCCCAGAGTAGCTAAAAAGAAAATGAAAAATCTTTTTTCATCCCTTTCATGCTTCATATACTCTATAGAATAACTAGTAGTAAATATCCAAAGGGTAGAAGCTAATATGGAAAACAATATTCCCAGTTTATCAATCTTAAAATATACATCTAAAAAGGAACTCACCTTTACTAAATGAATAGTAAAGGCTTCTCCCTGTATGAATAATTCTATTAATACTGCCAGATTCAATATTACTGTAGTATATAGAAATACATTTCTTTCTTTTTCACTTTTAAACTTCACCTTAGTACCTATGATGGCCATAATCATAGGAAAAACTATGGGAATTAATACAAAATACTTCATATAATCCTCCTAAAAACCTTGACCTATAAAGTCTATTATTTGAATAGAAAAGACTCCAGTTAATATTACGCATATAACCAAGATTCCTATTGGTATTATTTTAGGTTTTCTAAGCTCTTTACTCATGTATGTCTTTCCTTCTAGGTTTTCATGGCCGAAAAATCCATTTATAACTATAGGGAAGTAATAAGCAACATTTAACAAACTACTAAGTAGTATTACACCCATTAAATATATTTTTCCTGACTCTATAGTAGCTATGGCTAATTTCCACTTACTAATAAATCCTGGTAATATGGGTATCCCCACCATGGATAAAGCACATAGAGTAAATAATCCCAGTGTAATAGGCATCTCTCTTCCAATTCCCTTTAAATCCTTCACATACTTAGAACCAGTCTTTTTTATCATGGAACCACCTATTAAAAATAAAGCTGATTTAGTTAAACTATGACCAATCATATGGAATATAGCCATAATAACTCCAAGCTTACTGCCAAGACCAATTCCATAGAATACATATCCCATTTGAGCCACACTAGAGTAGGCTATTACTCTCTTTACTTCCTTTTGGTTTATGGCAAATATGGAACCTGCAATCATTCCTATACTTCCTAAGACCAATAATATGTTTAGTATTCCCATTTCTCTTAAAACCTCAATCTTATATACCTTATATAAAATTTTTATTAAAAATAGTACTGGTGGCTTCAAGACTAAAGCCGATAGAATTGCACTTGAAGGTGATGGAGCTGATGAATGAGCATCTGGTAACCATACATGAAGTGGGAACATGGCACTTTTTACTCCTAAACCTATAGTAAACAAGGAAGCACTTATTACTATTAAGTTTCTATTTGCTCCTTCTAGAGATTGGATGGATTTACCTATAAAATCCATATCAAGATATCCAGATACAGGATAGATAAAGGCAATTCCCATTAATACTAAT harbors:
- a CDS encoding complex I subunit 5 family protein, coding for MNVIRSSPLVIILLLFITAFCMPIIKNNKRVKVLSGTSLGLSFILSIINFINVLNNGGFSYRIGHYDSPWGISFYIGNVEAIMCVVFTLVALLVMVYSYMTIEKEIGKKRVNLYYTLVNLLVGSLLGIVFTNDLFNGFVFLEVSTLAGCGIIVIKDEKENIKATLKYLVLSSLGSGLVLMGIAFIYPVSGYLDMDFIGKSIQSLEGANRNLIVISASLFTIGLGVKSAMFPLHVWLPDAHSSAPSPSSAILSALVLKPPVLFLIKILYKVYKIEVLREMGILNILLVLGSIGMIAGSIFAINQKEVKRVIAYSSVAQMGYVFYGIGLGSKLGVIMAIFHMIGHSLTKSALFLIGGSMIKKTGSKYVKDLKGIGREMPITLGLFTLCALSMVGIPILPGFISKWKLAIATIESGKIYLMGVILLSSLLNVAYYFPIVINGFFGHENLEGKTYMSKELRKPKIIPIGILVICVILTGVFSIQIIDFIGQGF